From one Pontibacillus sp. HMF3514 genomic stretch:
- a CDS encoding symporter small accessory protein, translating to MLGMESASIAIVWLLTVLSAVGCVVYGAVMWNKGGHEE from the coding sequence ATGTTAGGAATGGAAAGTGCATCCATTGCTATTGTGTGGCTCTTAACGGTTTTATCGGCGGTTGGTTGTGTGGTTTATGGCGCTGTAATGTGGAATAAAGGAGGTCATGAAGAATGA
- a CDS encoding sodium:solute symporter, with protein sequence MNMAVLIPLCIVYIGIMSGLAYYGYKKTTTKSDYLVGGRNINPVIMALSYGATFISTSALVGFGGAGSIFGMGLLWLAFLNIALGIFVAFAVFGTRIRKLSLKLDVSTFPTLLGKRFDSKFITVFAGAMIFIFMPAYTSIVLIGGGRFLQESLSINFNVALFVLAAIVALYVISGGIKAVMYTDAFGAVIMLIGMMVFLVVTYNAVGGIVDGHAALSAMKNMVPDSLVGGGHQGWTSMPVLGSPLWWTLVSTIIMGVGIGVLAQPQLAMRCMTVKDDRALYRSVLIGGIFIFFMTGAAFMIGPLSNVYFMETSNQIAIAAAGGNSDLVIPKFINAIMPGWFIYLFTLTLLSAAISTISSLIHLQASAFGEDIMRTLGFGGNSQAMTRIGVLVGVAAAIILAYFMPGGVIARATAFWFGICAAGFLPTLMGALFWKGATKAAAIASMATGFGVSIFGFLFMHVSESSVFRLSQAIFGKDALFAFPWTHIDPLFYALPLSTIVFVAVSVLDKSKSVSSEIEQEAIAK encoded by the coding sequence ATGAATATGGCCGTACTGATTCCACTGTGTATCGTGTACATCGGTATTATGAGTGGACTAGCATACTATGGATATAAAAAGACGACAACGAAATCGGATTACTTAGTCGGGGGACGTAACATTAACCCTGTCATTATGGCTCTATCCTATGGAGCTACCTTCATTAGTACATCAGCTCTTGTTGGGTTTGGTGGTGCAGGTTCCATTTTCGGAATGGGTCTCTTATGGTTAGCATTCTTAAATATTGCTCTTGGTATTTTTGTTGCATTTGCTGTATTTGGAACTCGTATAAGAAAACTTTCTTTAAAACTAGATGTTTCGACGTTTCCCACTTTGCTTGGGAAGCGGTTTGACTCGAAGTTTATTACGGTGTTTGCTGGAGCTATGATTTTTATTTTTATGCCTGCTTATACGAGTATTGTATTAATAGGTGGAGGACGTTTCCTACAGGAGTCTCTATCGATTAACTTCAACGTGGCGCTGTTTGTCCTTGCTGCAATCGTAGCTTTGTACGTAATCAGTGGTGGAATCAAAGCGGTTATGTACACGGATGCATTTGGAGCAGTCATCATGCTCATTGGTATGATGGTCTTCCTCGTTGTAACGTATAATGCTGTTGGTGGTATTGTTGATGGTCACGCAGCTTTATCTGCAATGAAAAACATGGTGCCTGATTCGCTCGTTGGAGGTGGACACCAAGGCTGGACCAGTATGCCTGTGCTTGGTTCACCACTATGGTGGACGCTCGTGAGTACGATCATTATGGGGGTTGGAATCGGGGTGCTAGCGCAACCGCAGTTAGCAATGCGTTGTATGACGGTAAAAGATGACCGAGCATTGTATCGCTCCGTACTGATTGGTGGTATCTTCATCTTCTTCATGACAGGTGCAGCTTTCATGATTGGTCCATTGAGCAATGTGTACTTTATGGAAACCTCTAATCAGATTGCTATCGCTGCAGCAGGAGGAAACTCTGATTTAGTTATTCCAAAGTTTATTAATGCCATTATGCCAGGTTGGTTTATTTACTTATTTACCCTAACGTTATTGTCTGCTGCAATCTCGACGATCAGTTCATTGATTCACCTCCAAGCTTCAGCGTTTGGAGAAGATATTATGAGAACGCTAGGTTTTGGTGGTAACAGTCAAGCGATGACTCGTATTGGAGTTCTAGTAGGCGTAGCGGCAGCGATCATTTTAGCTTACTTTATGCCAGGTGGCGTCATTGCTCGTGCAACTGCATTTTGGTTTGGTATCTGTGCTGCAGGATTCTTGCCAACACTTATGGGAGCACTGTTCTGGAAAGGCGCTACAAAAGCCGCGGCAATCGCGAGTATGGCGACAGGTTTTGGTGTAAGTATTTTTGGATTCCTGTTCATGCATGTTAGTGAATCCAGTGTGTTTCGCTTATCTCAAGCTATATTTGGAAAAGATGCGTTGTTTGCATTCCCATGGACGCATATTGACCCGTTATTCTACGCGCTGCCACTTTCAACTATTGTTTTTGTAGCAGTAAGTGTACTGGATAAAAGTAAGAGTGTAAGTAGCGAAATTGAACAAGAAGCCATTGCAAAATAA
- a CDS encoding methyl-accepting chemotaxis protein yields the protein MKLFKSIRTKMMVAMTVLLLLPISILGFIFYNNTSILGQAIIPKDVLEENSDKVEEVFQEHEKMLSSIGESSEIDYKNYDFPNEVENSISNMPSVNDPQKTEFYEDHLNNLAGESDYIINLYLATAEKGEFYLSNIPPEEVNLNKFDPRQREWYTQAMEADGKVIYTEPYRDTGTGKSTITLAKTVTKDGEVIGVLGMDFSMYKLAGLIRDGVKTNTLIIAGVALLVALSFVFFYISRISKNLNKVNEGMANVANGDLSMDTLQVKSNDEIGRLAGSYNAMVISLKELVSNVLETSEQVAASSEQLSANAAETSTASEQIASSIQNVSSGAEDQNSKVEESSELVRTIYDDVGKIHRVVDRVHESSMETANQASDGKENIQQAIEQMSIISENAESTGKVIGSLNEKSNEIGSIVSLITDIAEQTNLLALNAAIEAARAGEHGKGFAVVADEVRKLAEQSNNSAQEISGLIKDIQVSTEDAVNSMGEGEQAVKDGMDVVNHAGQTFEKIHQSITDIANQMSEVSNSVETINSGTENLTNAMDTITSITQEASGATQEVASAAEEQNASMEEVSGATQQLAEQAQELQGMASKFKM from the coding sequence ATGAAATTATTTAAATCCATTCGCACGAAAATGATGGTGGCCATGACCGTTCTTTTGCTATTACCTATATCCATTCTAGGATTCATTTTTTATAATAATACCAGTATTTTAGGTCAAGCCATTATTCCAAAAGATGTATTAGAGGAGAATAGCGATAAGGTTGAAGAGGTTTTTCAGGAACATGAAAAGATGCTCTCTTCTATTGGAGAAAGCTCAGAGATCGACTATAAGAACTATGATTTTCCTAATGAAGTTGAAAATAGTATTTCGAACATGCCAAGTGTTAACGATCCTCAGAAAACAGAGTTCTATGAGGATCATCTGAATAACCTTGCCGGTGAAAGTGATTACATTATTAATCTTTACTTAGCTACTGCTGAAAAAGGGGAATTCTACTTATCAAACATTCCGCCTGAAGAGGTCAACTTAAATAAGTTCGATCCTCGTCAGCGTGAATGGTACACCCAAGCTATGGAAGCTGATGGTAAGGTGATTTATACGGAACCATATCGTGATACAGGTACTGGTAAATCAACGATCACACTAGCTAAAACCGTAACAAAAGATGGAGAAGTTATTGGTGTCTTAGGAATGGACTTCAGCATGTATAAGCTTGCTGGACTTATCCGAGATGGTGTTAAAACAAATACGTTAATTATTGCAGGAGTAGCGTTACTAGTCGCATTAAGCTTTGTTTTCTTCTATATCTCTCGAATTAGCAAAAATCTTAATAAGGTTAATGAAGGAATGGCTAATGTTGCAAATGGAGACCTATCAATGGATACGCTCCAGGTTAAAAGTAACGATGAGATTGGTAGACTTGCAGGAAGCTATAATGCCATGGTCATCAGCCTAAAAGAGCTTGTTTCAAATGTTTTAGAAACATCAGAGCAAGTGGCTGCATCTTCTGAACAGTTAAGTGCAAATGCAGCTGAAACCTCTACAGCATCTGAACAAATTGCAAGCTCTATACAAAATGTTTCTAGTGGTGCTGAGGATCAAAACAGTAAAGTAGAAGAGTCATCAGAATTGGTTCGTACAATATATGATGATGTTGGAAAAATTCATCGTGTAGTGGACCGAGTTCATGAATCTTCAATGGAAACGGCCAATCAAGCGAGTGATGGAAAAGAGAATATCCAGCAGGCGATTGAGCAAATGAGCATTATTAGTGAGAATGCAGAAAGTACAGGTAAGGTTATTGGTTCACTGAATGAAAAATCCAATGAGATTGGTTCGATTGTTTCATTAATTACGGATATTGCAGAACAGACAAATCTACTAGCTTTGAATGCTGCTATAGAAGCGGCTAGAGCAGGGGAGCACGGTAAAGGCTTTGCTGTAGTAGCTGATGAGGTGAGGAAACTTGCCGAGCAATCGAATAATTCAGCTCAAGAAATCAGCGGATTAATTAAAGATATTCAGGTAAGTACGGAGGATGCTGTGAATTCCATGGGTGAAGGTGAACAAGCTGTAAAAGATGGGATGGATGTTGTAAACCACGCAGGCCAAACTTTTGAAAAGATCCATCAATCTATTACAGATATTGCTAATCAAATGAGTGAAGTGAGTAACTCAGTAGAAACGATCAATAGTGGAACTGAGAATCTAACCAATGCCATGGATACCATTACAAGCATTACACAAGAAGCGTCAGGAGCTACGCAGGAAGTTGCGAGTGCGGCAGAGGAACAAAATGCTTCAATGGAAGAAGTTTCGGGAGCTACGCAGCAGTTGGCTGAGCAGGCCCAGGAGCTGCAGGGCATGGCTAGTAAGTTTAAAATGTAA
- a CDS encoding S8 family serine peptidase: MKKFLAVLMSLVVILGMASPSMGSAEEGTTKFTVVFKDSSISENAKQAIKDLGGTIIYKVPEIGLVQVEAPVGFAKNAINNSLIVAANPSLTYELPNTKSIELDSNESLTDQAVLFDTFQWDIKRLTNNGATFEDHSGSHDVVVGVIDSGIDLHHPDVQKNLLPGSKNFVPAGGIYGVDTSETGDVNDVQDRNGHGTHVAGSIAGNGAMLGVAPDVGFKAYRVFGAEGGAYSTWIMDAIVAAANDGVNVINMSLGGIYSKGQVYYNDPVSGERVRLGHDIAEYVAYMRAAKYAESKGALIVSSAGNDAIDAKSPKTVTELANEDYGELGYEFQGASIYAPADIPNVVTVSATGPQDELALYSTYGNGYVDVAAPGGNYETYMQYLIEGRFGEYLDQQLYIHEFAFSTVPVITEVLNENGNIIDYKYERPSYGWKVGTSMASPKVAAIAALLYDEHEGVSPRTVKVMLQQTAEDIGAEGHDEKFGHGLTTVYSAFE, translated from the coding sequence ATGAAGAAATTTTTAGCGGTTTTGATGAGTTTAGTGGTTATCCTAGGAATGGCTTCTCCGTCAATGGGTAGTGCCGAGGAAGGTACTACGAAATTCACAGTAGTCTTTAAGGATAGTAGCATTTCTGAAAATGCTAAACAGGCAATAAAAGACCTAGGAGGAACGATTATATATAAAGTTCCGGAAATTGGTCTTGTACAAGTAGAAGCACCGGTTGGTTTTGCCAAAAATGCAATTAACAATAGTTTAATTGTTGCCGCCAATCCTTCACTTACTTATGAATTGCCGAACACTAAATCAATTGAATTAGATTCTAATGAAAGTCTTACTGATCAAGCAGTACTCTTTGATACATTTCAGTGGGATATCAAACGACTTACAAATAATGGAGCTACATTTGAAGACCATAGTGGAAGCCATGATGTGGTAGTAGGAGTTATTGACTCCGGTATCGACTTACACCATCCAGATGTTCAAAAGAACCTACTTCCAGGCTCTAAAAACTTTGTCCCAGCTGGAGGAATCTACGGTGTAGACACTTCTGAGACAGGTGATGTAAATGATGTTCAAGACCGTAATGGCCATGGTACTCACGTTGCAGGAAGTATCGCTGGTAACGGTGCTATGCTAGGTGTTGCACCAGATGTTGGTTTCAAAGCTTACCGTGTGTTTGGTGCGGAAGGTGGAGCATATAGCACTTGGATTATGGATGCAATCGTTGCAGCAGCAAATGATGGAGTAAATGTTATTAACATGAGCTTAGGTGGTATTTACTCAAAAGGTCAGGTTTATTATAACGACCCTGTATCTGGTGAAAGAGTCCGTTTAGGTCACGATATCGCAGAATACGTTGCTTACATGCGTGCTGCTAAATATGCAGAAAGCAAAGGTGCATTAATTGTATCTTCTGCTGGTAACGATGCGATTGATGCTAAGAGTCCTAAGACTGTAACAGAGTTAGCTAATGAGGATTACGGTGAATTAGGATACGAATTCCAAGGTGCAAGCATTTATGCTCCAGCTGATATTCCAAACGTTGTAACGGTTTCAGCTACTGGTCCACAAGATGAATTGGCTCTTTACTCTACTTATGGTAATGGTTACGTGGACGTAGCAGCACCGGGTGGTAACTATGAAACGTATATGCAATACCTAATTGAAGGGCGATTTGGTGAATATCTTGATCAACAGTTATATATTCATGAATTTGCATTTAGTACAGTCCCAGTAATAACTGAAGTTTTAAATGAAAATGGTAATATAATTGATTATAAATATGAGAGACCTAGTTACGGTTGGAAGGTCGGTACTTCAATGGCTTCTCCAAAAGTAGCAGCAATCGCAGCTCTTTTATACGATGAGCATGAAGGTGTATCACCAAGAACAGTAAAGGTTATGCTTCAACAAACAGCTGAAGACATTGGTGCTGAAGGACACGATGAAAAATTCGGGCATGGTCTAACAACCGTTTACTCAGCATTTGAATAA
- a CDS encoding immune inhibitor A domain-containing protein has product MKKNKWITSALALAIAVGPLSTSGLAKTTADVEHDLHHSHSHEGSPFDLGVANDERLIEMLKDEGKIAQNASPAEAEKALNKYLRNKAEGAEKEIGELYENEKDNRGKLLNAMDNSSLTSGNGNKLGQTTDVNSVQEEVWNGEKRTDKVLAILIDYPDRPHNKMSPDETDMYYEGEDAYSREHYQDMLFGTGGWTGPDGKTYVSMKQYYEQQSGGSYSVEGEVAGWYTASQPAAAYGGNDDTGNDANPRALVKEALLAAAADRKVKLEDYDQWDRYDLDGDGNYLEPDGLIDHLMIIHAGVGEEAGGGKLGSDAIWSHRWNLGGVFTIDKTRSKVDYWGRNLAAYDYTIEPEDGAVGVMAHEFGHDLGLPDEYDTQYTGAGEPVSYWSIMSSGSWAGKVPGTMPTGFSPYMKEMLQASAVVDNEGSKGNWLTGSSIHSDDVTSEGTSFLLDEASTKGANNDVVKVELPNKVNVVNTPVSGELEYFSGSGNYLDNSMTYTLDLTNAGNAELAFKAWYDIETDWDYASVKVNGESIAGNITTTENPYGQNPGFGITGSSDGWVDASFDLSAYSGQEVVLEFNYWTDPYVANPGFYADDIVISVDGSAVVTDDAEGESSFSLNGFTKDTGKFESEHYYLLEWRSHNGVDEGLANIRRGASLMSFDSGLVVWYVDKAYDNNWTGVHPGDGFVGVVDADQHTNYWSDGAVASTRYQVHDAAFNYEMTEKMFLDYTQLYGFSLTDNFTQRTPLFDDSADYSNAGLLDAGRNVTNYGLKFRVVGQSDDGTVGQVLIFK; this is encoded by the coding sequence TTGAAAAAGAACAAATGGATAACTTCAGCTTTAGCACTAGCTATTGCGGTTGGACCTCTTAGTACTAGTGGTCTAGCGAAAACTACTGCGGATGTGGAGCATGATCTACATCATTCGCACTCACATGAGGGTTCACCTTTTGATTTAGGGGTTGCCAATGATGAGCGGTTGATTGAGATGTTGAAAGATGAAGGGAAGATTGCTCAGAACGCATCTCCAGCTGAAGCGGAGAAAGCTTTAAATAAATACTTACGTAATAAGGCTGAGGGAGCAGAGAAAGAGATCGGAGAGTTATATGAAAACGAAAAAGATAACCGTGGTAAGTTGTTAAACGCAATGGATAATAGTAGCTTAACAAGTGGAAACGGAAATAAACTTGGACAAACTACTGATGTAAATTCAGTTCAGGAAGAGGTTTGGAATGGTGAAAAGAGAACAGATAAAGTTTTAGCCATTTTAATAGATTATCCTGATCGCCCACATAACAAAATGAGTCCTGATGAGACAGACATGTATTATGAAGGTGAAGACGCATATTCTCGTGAACACTATCAGGACATGCTTTTTGGAACAGGTGGTTGGACTGGACCGGATGGAAAAACATACGTTTCGATGAAGCAATATTATGAACAACAGTCTGGTGGCAGTTATTCTGTAGAAGGTGAAGTAGCTGGTTGGTACACGGCTAGTCAGCCAGCAGCGGCTTATGGAGGTAATGATGATACTGGAAATGATGCAAATCCAAGAGCATTAGTTAAGGAAGCATTACTCGCAGCGGCAGCTGACCGTAAAGTAAAACTAGAAGACTATGACCAGTGGGATCGATATGATTTAGATGGTGATGGGAACTATCTTGAGCCAGATGGTCTAATTGATCATTTGATGATTATTCATGCTGGTGTAGGTGAAGAAGCAGGTGGAGGGAAACTAGGATCTGATGCGATCTGGTCTCACCGCTGGAATTTAGGTGGAGTATTTACTATTGATAAAACAAGGTCAAAAGTAGATTATTGGGGTCGTAATCTAGCAGCTTACGATTACACAATTGAACCTGAAGATGGTGCAGTTGGTGTTATGGCCCACGAATTTGGTCATGATTTAGGTCTGCCAGATGAGTACGACACACAATACACTGGAGCAGGTGAGCCTGTAAGCTACTGGTCTATCATGTCAAGCGGTAGTTGGGCAGGAAAGGTTCCAGGAACAATGCCAACTGGGTTCAGTCCGTATATGAAGGAAATGCTACAGGCTTCAGCCGTTGTTGATAATGAAGGGTCAAAAGGAAATTGGTTAACTGGAAGTTCGATTCACAGTGATGATGTGACTTCAGAAGGTACTTCATTCCTTTTAGATGAAGCATCCACAAAAGGTGCTAATAATGATGTAGTGAAAGTTGAATTGCCAAATAAAGTGAATGTTGTTAACACACCTGTAAGTGGTGAGTTAGAATACTTTAGCGGAAGTGGTAATTATCTTGACAACTCTATGACTTACACATTAGATTTGACCAATGCAGGAAATGCCGAACTAGCATTTAAAGCTTGGTATGATATTGAGACAGATTGGGATTATGCATCTGTTAAAGTAAATGGAGAATCTATTGCAGGGAATATCACAACTACTGAAAATCCATACGGTCAAAACCCTGGTTTTGGTATTACAGGAAGTTCTGATGGTTGGGTAGATGCTTCATTTGATCTTTCTGCTTACTCAGGTCAAGAAGTAGTATTAGAATTCAACTATTGGACAGATCCTTATGTTGCAAACCCTGGTTTCTATGCAGATGATATTGTTATCTCTGTAGACGGCAGTGCTGTTGTTACGGACGATGCAGAAGGAGAATCTAGCTTTAGTCTGAATGGATTTACAAAAGATACAGGAAAGTTCGAATCAGAACACTACTATTTATTAGAGTGGAGATCTCATAATGGTGTGGACGAAGGTCTTGCAAACATCCGACGCGGAGCAAGTCTCATGTCCTTCGATTCTGGTCTTGTTGTTTGGTACGTCGATAAAGCTTATGATAACAACTGGACTGGCGTGCACCCGGGTGATGGTTTTGTAGGTGTTGTTGATGCCGATCAGCACACAAATTATTGGAGTGATGGTGCTGTAGCATCCACACGTTACCAAGTACATGATGCTGCCTTTAACTATGAAATGACTGAAAAGATGTTCTTAGATTACACACAACTGTATGGCTTTTCGCTGACAGATAATTTCACTCAACGTACTCCATTGTTTGATGACAGTGCTGACTACTCTAATGCTGGATTATTAGATGCCGGACGTAACGTTACAAACTATGGTCTGAAGTTCCGTGTTGTTGGTCAGAGTGATGATGGTACTGTTGGTCAGGTGTTAATATTTAAATAG
- a CDS encoding flavin reductase family protein — protein MDGRTFRNAMGKFATGVTVVTTKSGDDVHGMTANAFMSVSMDPQLICVSVGHNATMHNKIKESGKFAVSILSDAQQDMSNYFAGQVKEKKDIPFEWIHEYPVISDSLVNIMCTVYDAHPAGDHTLYIGEVQDIAVKDEGEPLTFFGGQYCRLNREIEVE, from the coding sequence ATGGACGGACGTACGTTTCGTAATGCAATGGGGAAGTTCGCAACAGGAGTAACCGTCGTTACAACAAAAAGTGGTGATGATGTACATGGAATGACAGCGAATGCTTTCATGTCAGTTTCTATGGATCCTCAACTTATTTGTGTTTCGGTAGGACACAATGCAACCATGCATAACAAAATTAAGGAATCAGGAAAGTTTGCCGTAAGCATTTTATCTGATGCACAACAAGATATGTCCAATTATTTTGCTGGTCAGGTTAAAGAGAAAAAAGATATCCCGTTTGAATGGATTCATGAATATCCAGTTATATCAGACTCATTAGTCAATATCATGTGTACTGTGTATGATGCACACCCTGCAGGAGACCACACGCTGTACATAGGTGAGGTGCAAGATATTGCCGTAAAAGATGAAGGAGAGCCTCTTACGTTCTTTGGTGGTCAATATTGCCGTTTGAATCGAGAAATCGAAGTTGAATAA